A stretch of Anoplolepis gracilipes chromosome 12, ASM4749672v1, whole genome shotgun sequence DNA encodes these proteins:
- the LOC140672035 gene encoding uncharacterized protein, whose product MKKARDWNYETHHAISVYAKVLNIIGVWPLNARELQSILRCSLAILIQISTIGSLSLEAYRQCLGTEDMMEAFLMDLSSVVSLSKLLVVRLTWKHTYILVTSLIDDWSMSWDMQRREVMMWYTKVGRIVSLTILYLGYASGVSFLFMAVPFDSLIPWLNASKRYDNATVIPTYFLATYCVFGSLPGIAHSCVLLLQVAQIFINATSHCGNDGFFFGLTMHLCGQFEVLQMDFADIKVEKRVCERRMRMLIGRHCHLIRLADSLEYAFNMAIFAQTLMSVLLLCVEGMQLLISLKINDNIAAIKHVVLILTMLVQLYLYCYAGDMLETISARLAYSVYNSPWYDFDVKLMKNLPMVMFRGVIPHQITAGKFLPMNLFSFKEILKATGSYLSVLRVMIIPLNGTIIRAVPIVRMTVVRWNDDIAYTFSTHRIFLRIYGLWPLEKKTLFMRIRWGFCNIALFMMIPLVTLDLMWSNENADASIESILYFVSTLLGLTKQVFIGVNQKKLNININAAIDDWLSAKNDVESREIMKKYASRARFLTFLLLYSGCVCLFLYVSAVMFINVKQIFFTDSLDADANTTNWVLLIPSGPLGSSITGSQYVVILIIQIIQGFLVCSTQCVVDSFIFNMTMHLTGQLELLRNKFQIFASGPDTEANYRKRFIGLINRHSELMEYYQNLEDTFHIIILAQLVTVTIMLALIGLRINLCLSEKNYVEMTKSGVVLNYLLMESLVLTYGGDFLQRESEGIFYALYTTSWFTFPLRLMKDLHFAMMRSSIPFRLTGGKFFYVNRETMMYILKTAASYVSVLRIALRE is encoded by the exons ATGAAAAAAGCTAGAGATTGGAATTACGAAACCCATCATGCTATAAGTGTTTATGCAAAAgttcttaatataattggaGTTTGGCCCTTAAATGCGAGAGAACTTCAATCTATCTTACGATGTTCCTTAGCTATTTTGATTCAG ATCAGTACTATCGGCAGCCTGTCTCTCGAAGCATATCGGCAGTGCCTCGGTACCGAGGACATGATGGAGGCCTTTCTAATGGATCTCTCGTCTGTCGTCAGCCTCTCCAAACTACTCGTCGTCCGGCTGACTTGGAAGCACACTTACATCCTGGTGACCTCCCTCATTGACGACTGGTCGATGTCCTGGGACATGCAACGACGGGAGGTCATGATGTGGTACACCAAAGTCGGTAGGATCGTGTCACTGACAATACTGTACCTGGGTTACGCGTCGGGTGTATCGTTTCTCTTCATGGCCGTGCCGTTTGACAGCCTGATACCTTGGCTGAACGCGTCCAAGAGGTACGATAACGCCACCGTGATACCGACGTATTTCCTGGCGACTTACTGCGTGTTCGGATCGCTGCCCGGGATCGCCCACAGCTGCGTCCTGCTGCTGCAAGTAGCGCAGATCTTCATCAACGCTACCTCTCATTGTGGCAACGACGGCTTCTTCTTCGGTCTCACGATGCACCTGTGCGGACAGTTCGAGGTACTCCAGATGGACTTCGCCGACATTAAAGTGGAGAAGAGAGTCTGCGAGAGGAGAATGCGGATGTTGATCGGTAGGCATTGTCATCTGATAAGACTGGCTGATAGTCTGGAATACGCTTTCAACATGGCCATCTTCGCGCAGACGTTGATGAGTGTCTTGCTACTTTGTGTAGAag GTATGCAATTGCTAATTTCGTtgaaaataaacgataatatCGCGGCGATCAAACACGTCGTTTTGATCTTAACGATGCTAGTACAACTGTATCTCTACTGCTACGCGGGCGATATGCTGGAAACTATAAGTGCAAGACTTGCATACAGTGTTTACAACAGCCCGTGGTACGATTTCGACGTGAAGCTGATGAAAAATCTACCGATGGTGATGTTCCGAGGAGTGATTCCTCATCAGATAACGGCCGGAAAATTCCTACCTATGAATTTATTCTCCTTCAAAGAGATCTTGAAAGCTACAGGCTCTTACCTCTCCGTTCTCAGAGTCATGATAA TACCATTGAATGGGACAATCATTCGAGCCGTCCCGATCGTCAGAATGACGGTTGTACGTTGGAACGATGACATCGCTTACACTTTCTCCACTCATAGAATATTCTTACGAATATATGGTCTGTGGCCATTAGAAAAGAAGACTTTATTCATGAGGATACGATGGGGCTTCTGTAATATTGCTCTG TTTATGATGATACCCCTTGTGACGTTGGATCTCATGTGGAGTAATGAGAACGCGGACGCAAGCAtagaaagtatattatatttcgtgtCCACGTTGCTTGGGCTTACAAAACAAGTGTTCATCGGTGTCaatcaaaagaaattaaacataaacattAATGCTGCTATCGACGATTGGCTGTCTGCTAAAAACGACGTGGAAAGTCGAgagattatgaaaaaatatgcgaGCAGGGCTAGATTTCTCACTTTTCTATTGTTATACTCGGGCTGCGTATGTCTTTTTCTTTACGTATCAGCGGTCatgtttataaatgtaaagcaGATATTTTTCACGGATTCACTGGACG CTGATGCTAATACAACAAATTGGGTGCTTCTCATTCCATCTGGCCCATTAGGTAGCTCAATCACTGGCTCGCAATATGTTGTAATCCTTATCATTCAGATAATTCAGGGATTCCTGGTATGTTCAACGCAATGTGTCGTGGACAGCTTTATTTTCAACATGACCATGCATCTTACTGGTCAACTTGAGTTGCTTAGaaacaaatttcaaattttcgcGAGCGGGCCAGACACTGAAGCAAATTATCGAAAAAGGTTCATCGGCTTAATTAACAGGCACAGCGAGCTAATGGAATACTATCAAAATTTAGAAGACACCTTTCACATAATTATACTAGCCCAACTAGTAACGGTGACGATTATGCTTGCACTGATAg gaTTACGCATTAATTTGTGTCTAagcgaaaaaaattacgttgaAATGACGAAGAGCGGTGTAGTCTTGAACTACTTATTAATGGAATCATTGGTGCTCACTTATGGTGGTGACTTCCTACAAAGGGAAAGTGAAGGTATATTTTATGCGTTATATACAACTTCCTGGTTTACGTTTCCTTTAAGGCTGATGAAGGACTTACACTTTGCGATGATGAGGTCGAGTATTCCGTTTCGTCTTACTGgtggaaaatttttctatgttaATCGCGAAACAATGATGTACATCCTCAAGACAGCAGCCTCGTATGTTTCCGTTTTACGAATAGCACTAAGAGAATAA
- the LOC140672003 gene encoding odorant receptor 10a-like — translation MGSPMQWNAETAYVLTFYKYLLGIIGLWVLDEENIFSRIRWFISTTIEMTATVSLSLEVIRHCNGYEDAFDAFLSASSSVISMTKLLMHRVNWRDKLILVQAVIHDWTFVEHLQSRDIMLKYARTGRFGFLIFFYLGCGSCVFLFSSFIFANLDLPSLEQQTYNKTSQKRLLFPAYCVFETYTSFAYGLVEVLQTLQIFVNCISQCGNDGFFFDLTIHVCGQFEVLRLNFAEISSKQSLSHKKLGILLKRHHRLIDLANHLEKAYSLVILPQLLMSVMLICVEGFQLILALTMDNTLFAAIKHLLYIAVLLVQLFIYCFAGQTLEFQSQSLAYAIYEIPWYNFNVSMMKDLPLMIFRATNPHRLTAGKFLAINFVSFKDILKASASYLSVLRVMIET, via the exons ATGGGATCACCTATGCAGTGGAATGCTGAAACTGCGTACGTCCTgacgttttataaatatcttcttGGCATAATTGGACTGTGGGTATTggatgaagaaaatatattctcaagAATTCGATGGTTTATATCGACAACAATTGAa ATGACTGCAACGGTCAGCCTGTCACTAGAGGTAATTCGACATTGTAACGGTTACGAGGACGCTTTCGACGCTTTTCTATCGGCCTCCTCGTCGGTGATTAGCATGACAAAACTACTTATGCATCGTGTAAATTGGAGAGATAAGTTGATTCTGGTGCAAGCCGTCATCCATGATTGGACTTTTGTCGAGCATCTTCAATCGCGCGATATAATGTTGAAATACGCGCGGACAGGTAGATTCGGTTTCTTGATATTCTTCTATCTCGGTTGCGGCTCCTGCGTGTTTCTCTTCTCGTCCTTTATATTCGCCAATCTCGATCTACCTTCTTTGGAACAGCAAACTTACAACAAAACGAGCCAAAAAAGATTGCTTTTTCCGGCCTACTGTGTTTTCGAAACATATACATCATTCGCTTACGGCCTCGTTGAAGTCTTACAAACGCTACAGATCTTCGTCAACTGCATCTCACAGTGCGGAAACGACGGATTTTTCTTTGATCTTACGATACATGTGTGTGGACAATTCGAGGTTCTTAGGCTGAACTTCGCTGAAATAAGTAGCAAACAATCGCTTTCCCATAAGAAACTTGGCATTCTGTTGAAGAGACATCACCGTCTCATAGATCTGGCGAATCATCTGGAAAAAGCATACAGTTTAGTCATCTTGCCACAGCTTTTAATGAGCGTCATGCTCATATGCGTCGAAG gttttcaattaattcttgCGCTTACTATGGACAATACATTATTTGCTGCTATAAAACATCTTCTTTACATCGCCGTGTTGCTGgttcaactttttatttactgTTTCGCCGGACAAACGTTGGAGTTTCAATCTCAAAGCCTTGCTTACGCCATTTATGAGATACCatggtataattttaatgttagcATGATGAAAGATTTGCCATTGATGATATTTCGGGCAACTAATCCTCATCGATTGACTGCGGGAAAATTTCtagcgataaattttgtgAGTTTTAAAGATATTCTGAAGGCTTCCGCCTCGTATCTGTCCGTATTAAGGGTAATGATAGAgacgtga
- the LOC140672078 gene encoding odorant receptor 10a-like: MRSPMQWNAETAYVLTFYKNLLSILGLWVLDEENVFSRIRWFISTMIEMSTTVSLSLEVIRHCNGYEDTLYAFMSVSFSVSSISKLLMHRVNWKDKLILVQAIIHDWTLVEHPPSRDIMLKYARTGRFGFLIFSYLGCAYCVFPYLSFIFANFDLPWISLENQTYNKTSEKRLLFPTYCVFETNTSFTYGLVQVLQTVQLFVNCVSIVGNDAFFFDLTMHVCGQFEVLRLEFAEISSKQSLSRKKLGILLKRHHRLIDLAYHLEKAYSLVILPQLLMSVMLICVEGFQLILAFTMHNTLFATSEHILLIVVLLIQLFTYCFAGQTLEFQSESLAYAIYEIPWYNFDVSVMKDLPLMIFRATNPHRLTAGKFLAINFVSFKEILKASASYLSVLRVMIET, from the exons ATGAGATCGCCTATGCAATGGAATGCTGAAACTGCCTACGTCCtgacgttttataaaaatcttcttAGCATACTTGGGCTGTGGGTATTGGATGAAGAAAATGTATTCTCGAGGATTCGATGGTTTATATCGACAATGATTGAA ATGAGTACAACGGTCAGCCTATCATTGGAGGTGATTCGACATTGTAACGGTTACGAGGACACTTTATACGCTTTTATGTCGGTCTCCTTTTCGGTGAGTAGCATATCAAAACTACTTATGCATCGTGTAAATTGGAAAGACAAGTTGATTCTGGTGCAAGCCATCATCCATGATTGGACTTTGGTCGAGCATCCTCCCTCACGCGATATAATGTTGAAGTACGCGCGAACAGGTAGATTCGGTTTCTTGATATTCTCCTATCTCGGTTGTGCCTACTGCGTATTTCCCTACTTGTCCTTTATATTCGCCAATTTCGATCTACCTTGGATTTCTTTGGAAAATCAAACTTACAACAAAACGAGCGAAAAAAGATTGCTTTTCCCGACATATTGTGTTTTCGAAACAAATACATCCTTCACTTACGGCCTCGTTCAAGTCTTGCAAACGGTACAGCTCTTCGTCAACTGCGTCTCGATAGTCGGAAACgatgcattttttttcgacCTTACGATGCATGTGTGTGGACAATTCGAGGTTCTTAGGCTGGAATTTGCTGAAATTAGTAGCAAACAATCGCTTTCCCGTAAGAAACTTGGCATTCTGTTGAAGAGACATCACCGTCTCATAGATCTGGCGTATCATCTGGAGAAAGCATACAGTTTAGTCATCTTGCCGCAGCTTTTAATGAGCGTCATGCTCATATGTGTCGAAG gttttcaattaattcttgCGTTTACTATGCACAATACATTATTCGCTACTTCGGAACATATCCTTCTCATCGTCGTGTTACTGATTCAACTTTTTACTTACTGTTTTGCTGGACAAACGTTGGAGTTTCAATCTGAAAGCCTTGCCTACGCCATTTATGAGATACCTTGgtataattttgatgttaGTGTGATGAAAGATTTGCCATTGATGATATTTCGGGCAACTAATCCTCATCGATTGACTGCGGGAAAATTTCtagcgataaattttgtgAGTTTTAAAGAGATTCTGAAGGCTTCCGCCTCGTATTTGTCCGTATTAAGGGTAATGATAGAgacgtga
- the LOC140671810 gene encoding odorant receptor 10a-like, with protein MISPMQWNVETAYVLTFYKYFLGILGLWVLDEENVFSRIRWFISTMIEMSSMASLSLEVIRHCNGYEDTLYAFMSVSFSVSSISKLLMHRVNWRDKLILVQAIIHDWTLVEHPLSRDIMFKYARTGRLGSLIFFYLGCATCVFPYLSFIFANLDLPWNSLENQTYNKTSERRLLLPTYCVFETSTSFAYGLVQVLQTVQIFVNCVSIVGNDAFFFDLTMHVCGQFEVLRLDFAKISSEQSLSPTKLGILLKRHQRLIDLALHLEKAYSLVILPQLLMSVILLCVEGFQLILAFTMDNTLFAAMEHILLIVVLLIQLFTYCFAGQTLEFQSQSLAYAIYEIPWYNFNVSVMKDLPLMIFRATNPHRLTAGKFLAINFVSFKEILKATASYLSVLRVMIET; from the exons ATGATATCGCCTATGCAGTGGAATGTTGAAACTGCCTACGTCCTgacgttttataaatattttcttggcATACTTGGGCTGTGGGTTTTGGATGAAGAAAATGTATTCTCGAGGATTCGATGGTTTATATCAACAATGATTGAa ATGAGTTCAATGGCCAGTCTGTCACTGGAGGTGATTCGACATTGTAACGGTTACGAGGACACTTTATACGCTTTTATGTCGGTCTCCTTTTCGGTGAGTAGCATATCAAAACTACTTATGCATCGTGTAAATTGGAGAGACAAGTTGATTCTGGTGCAAGCCATCATCCATGATTGGACTTTGGTCGAGCATCCTCTCTCGCGGGATATAATGTTTAAGTACGCGCGAACAGGTAGATTGGGTTCCTTGATATTCTTCTATCTCGGTTGCGCCACCTGCGTGTTTCCCTACTTGTCCTTTATATTCGCCAATCTCGATCTACCTTGGAATTCTTTGGAAAATCAAACTTACAACAAAACGAGCGAAAGAAGATTGCTTCTCCCGACCTACTGTGTTTTCGAAACATCTACATCCTTCGCTTACGGCCTCGTTCAAGTCTTGCAAACGGTACAGATTTTCGTCAACTGCGTCTCGATAGTCGGAAACGAcgcattttttttcgatcttaCGATGCATGTGTGTGGACAATTCGAGGTTCTTAGGCTGGACTTCGCTAAAATAAGTAGCGAACAGTCGCTTTCCCCTACGAAACTTGGCATTCTGTTGAAGAGACATCAGCGTCTAATAGATCTGGCGCTTCATCTGGAAAAAGCATACAGCTTAGTCATCTTGCCGCAGCTTTTAATGAGCGTCATACTCTTATGCGTCGAAG gttttcaattaattcttgCGTTTACTATGGACAATACATTATTTGCTGCTATGGAACATATCCTTCTCATCGTCGTGTTGTTGATTCAACTTTTCACTTACTGTTTCGCCGGACAAACGTTGGAGTTTCAATCTCAAAGCCTTGCCTACGCCATTTATGAGATACCttggtataattttaatgttagcGTGATGAAAGATTTGCCATTGATGATATTTCGGGCAACTAATCCTCATCGATTAACTGCGGGAAAATTTCtagcgataaattttgtgAGTTTTAAAGAAATTCTGAAGGCTACCGCCTCGTATTTGTCCGTATTAAGGGTAATGATAGAgacgtga
- the LOC140672002 gene encoding odorant receptor 4-like isoform X2, translated as MVVPMSIYFTDIYLHCNGAKQSFDSLTTGAAAALALTRLITPRIHREELLEIVISMTDDWATQKDKRMRWIMKKYATMSTRVTALTFILVGIIVGVYASMAISVISGKKHDDANASDKSHENHEVQSCVFRSESSRQVFMIIQAMQMLITGISTFGTTSFFFGLAMHLCAQFDVLSVKLSEFRVNEAHRAIAEAVQRHCQLIRLANCMEESFNANILMYLFVTTTLMCIDGFMLIVALRLGNLSMIIHFASVLLLMMIQLSFYTFAGDCLEMRSTALSYATYDCDWYELPANIARDFQIILMRASIPHQLTAGKFLPMNMITFKDILKSTASYLSVLRIMLNE; from the exons ATG GTGGTGCCGATGTCTATCTATTTTACCGATATTTACCTCCACTGTAATGGCGCGAAGCAATCCTTCGATTCGCTAACAACCGGCGCCGCCGCCGCGTTAGCCCTCACAAGACTGATCACGCCTCGTATCCATCGGGAAGAATTACTCGAGATAGTCATCTCCATGACGGATGATTGGGCGACGCAGAAGGATAAGAGAATGCGCTGGATCATGAAGAAGTATGCGACGATGTCGACTCGCGTGACGGCGCTCACCTTCATCTTGGTGGGCATTATAGTGGGTGTTTACGCCTCGATGGCCATATCGGTGATCTCTGGAAAGAAGCACGATGACGCAAACGCGAGCGACAAGAGTCACGAGAACCACGAGGTTCAGTCCTGCGTGTTTCGAAGCGAGTCGTCGCGTCAGGTGTTCATGATCATTCAGGCGATGCAAATGCTTATCACCGGCATATCGACCTTCGGCACCACCAGCTTCTTCTTCGGGCTGGCCATGCATCTGTGCGCCCAGTTTGACGTTTTGAGCGTCAAGCTGTCCGAATTCCGGGTCAACGAGGCGCATCGCGCGATAGCCGAAGCGGTCCAGAGGCACTGCCAGCTCATCCGTTTGGCCAACTGCATGGAGGAGTCGTTCAATGCGAACATTTTGATGTATCTGTTCGTCACTACCACTCTCATGTGTATAGATG GCTTCATGTTAATCGTGGCATTGCGTCTCGGCAATCTATCCATGATTATACATTTCGCTAGTGTTTTACTTCTCATGATGATCCAACTGTCATTTTACACGTTCGCCGGTGATTGCCTGGAGATGAGAAGTACCGCCTTGTCGTACGCTACTTACGACTGCGATTGGTACGAGTTGCCGGCCAATATAGCCAgggattttcaaattattctaATGCGAGCCAGTATTCCACATCAACTGACGGCCGGAAAGTTTCTGCCTATGAACATGATTACGTTCAAAGACATTTTGAAATCCACAGCGTCATATCTCTCGGTCCTGCGTATAATGTTGAATgaataa
- the LOC140672002 gene encoding uncharacterized protein isoform X1: MHGDIFEKRKKIRALSRLYIFITEVVGFRMIVHRGTTTMTLSVHKLALSCVGIWPVKKKDLFMDLRWIIAVFLEVVPMSIYFTDIYLHCNGAKQSFDSLTTGAAAALALTRLITPRIHREELLEIVISMTDDWATQKDKRMRWIMKKYATMSTRVTALTFILVGIIVGVYASMAISVISGKKHDDANASDKSHENHEVQSCVFRSESSRQVFMIIQAMQMLITGISTFGTTSFFFGLAMHLCAQFDVLSVKLSEFRVNEAHRAIAEAVQRHCQLIRLANCMEESFNANILMYLFVTTTLMCIDGFMLIVALRLGNLSMIIHFASVLLLMMIQLSFYTFAGDCLEMRSTALSYATYDCDWYELPANIARDFQIILMRASIPHQLTAGKFLPMNMITFKDILKSTASYLSVLRIMLNE; this comes from the exons ATGCATGgtgatattttcgaaaaaagaaagaaaataagagcGCTTTCGCGcttgtacatatttatcacGGAAGTCGTCGGATTTAGAATGATCGTTCACAGAGGCACCACCACCATGACACTGTCGGTGCACAAGCTGGCCCTGAGTTGCGTCGGCATTTGGCCCGTGAAGAAAAAAGACCTCTTCATGGACCTCAGATGGATTATTGCTGTATTTTTGGAA GTGGTGCCGATGTCTATCTATTTTACCGATATTTACCTCCACTGTAATGGCGCGAAGCAATCCTTCGATTCGCTAACAACCGGCGCCGCCGCCGCGTTAGCCCTCACAAGACTGATCACGCCTCGTATCCATCGGGAAGAATTACTCGAGATAGTCATCTCCATGACGGATGATTGGGCGACGCAGAAGGATAAGAGAATGCGCTGGATCATGAAGAAGTATGCGACGATGTCGACTCGCGTGACGGCGCTCACCTTCATCTTGGTGGGCATTATAGTGGGTGTTTACGCCTCGATGGCCATATCGGTGATCTCTGGAAAGAAGCACGATGACGCAAACGCGAGCGACAAGAGTCACGAGAACCACGAGGTTCAGTCCTGCGTGTTTCGAAGCGAGTCGTCGCGTCAGGTGTTCATGATCATTCAGGCGATGCAAATGCTTATCACCGGCATATCGACCTTCGGCACCACCAGCTTCTTCTTCGGGCTGGCCATGCATCTGTGCGCCCAGTTTGACGTTTTGAGCGTCAAGCTGTCCGAATTCCGGGTCAACGAGGCGCATCGCGCGATAGCCGAAGCGGTCCAGAGGCACTGCCAGCTCATCCGTTTGGCCAACTGCATGGAGGAGTCGTTCAATGCGAACATTTTGATGTATCTGTTCGTCACTACCACTCTCATGTGTATAGATG GCTTCATGTTAATCGTGGCATTGCGTCTCGGCAATCTATCCATGATTATACATTTCGCTAGTGTTTTACTTCTCATGATGATCCAACTGTCATTTTACACGTTCGCCGGTGATTGCCTGGAGATGAGAAGTACCGCCTTGTCGTACGCTACTTACGACTGCGATTGGTACGAGTTGCCGGCCAATATAGCCAgggattttcaaattattctaATGCGAGCCAGTATTCCACATCAACTGACGGCCGGAAAGTTTCTGCCTATGAACATGATTACGTTCAAAGACATTTTGAAATCCACAGCGTCATATCTCTCGGTCCTGCGTATAATGTTGAATgaataa
- the LOC140671770 gene encoding odorant receptor 10a-like: protein MGSPMQWNAETAYVLTFYKYLLGIIGLWVLDEENIFSRIRWFISTTIEMTATVSLSLEVIRHCNGYEDAFDAFLSASSSVISMTKLLMHRVNWRDKLILVQAVIHDWTFVEHLQSRDIMLKYARTGRFGFLIFFYLGCGSCVFPFSSFIFANLDLPSLEQQTYNKTSQRIMLFPAYCVFETYTSFAYGLVEVLQTLQIFVNCISHCGNDGFFFDLTMHVCGQFEVLSLEFAEISSKQSLSHKKLGILLKRHHRLIDLAYHLEKAYSLVILPQLLMSVMLICIEGFQLILVLTMDNTIFAAIKHLIYIAVFLVQLFIYCFAGQTLEFQSQSLAYAIYEIPWYNFNVSMMKDLPLMIFRATNPHRLTAGKFLAINFVSFKEILKASVSYLSVLRVMIET from the exons ATGGGATCACCTATGCAGTGGAATGCTGAAACTGCGTACGTCCtaacgttttataaatatcttcttGGCATAATTGGACTGTGGGTATTggatgaagaaaatatattctcaagAATTCGATGGTTTATATCGACAACAATTGAa ATGACTGCAACGGTCAGCCTGTCACTAGAGGTAATTCGACATTGTAACGGTTACGAGGACGCTTTCGACGCTTTTCTATCGGCCTCCTCGTCGGTGATTAGCATGACAAAACTACTTATGCATCGTGTAAATTGGAGAGACAAATTGATTCTGGTGCAAGCCGTCATCCATGATTGGACTTTTGTCGAGCATCTTCAATCGCGCGATATAATGTTGAAGTACGCGCGGACAGGTAGATTCGGTTTCTTGATATTCTTCTATCTCGGCTGCGGCTCCTGCGTGTTTCCCTTCTCGTCTTTTATATTCGCCAATCTCGATCTACCTTCTTTGGAACAGCAAACTTACAACAAAACAAGCCAAAGAATAATGCTTTTTCCGGCCTATTGTGTTTTCGAAACATATACATCTTTTGCTTACGGCCTCGTTGAAGTCTTGCAAACGCTACAGATCTTCGTCAACTGCATCTCACACTGCGGAAACGACGGATTTTTCTTTGATCTTACGATGCATGTGTGTGGACAATTCGAGGTTCTTAGCCTGGAATTTGCTGAAATAAGTAGCAAACAATCGCTTTCCCATAAGAAACTTGGCATTCTGTTGAAGAGACATCACCGTCTCATAGATCTGGCGTATCATCTGGAAAAAGCATACAGTTTAGTCATCTTGCCGCAGCTTTTAATGAGCGTCATGCTCATATGCATCGAAG gttttcaattaattcttgTGCTTACTATGGACAATACAATATTTGCTGCTATAAAACATCTTATTTACATCGCCGTGTTCCTGGTTCAACTTTTCATTTACTGTTTCGCCGGACAAACGTTGGAGTTTCAATCTCAAAGCCTTGCCTACGCCATTTATGAGATACCatggtataattttaatgttagcATGATGAAAGATTTGCCATTGATGATATTTCGGGCAACTAATCCTCATCGATTGACTGCGGGAAAATTTCtagcgataaattttgtgAGTTTTAAAGAGATTCTGAAGGCTTCCGTCTCGTATCTGTCCGTATTAAGGGTAATGATAGAgacgtga